A window of Ruminiclostridium herbifermentans genomic DNA:
AGACTGGATATTGATACTGAAGGACTTGTTTTAATGACAAATGACGGACAGCTGGCACATGAAATTCTATCACCCAAAAAACATGTTACAAAGAAGTATTATGCCCATGTTTTAGGCAGAGTTGATGACAGTGATATAGAAGCTTTTGAAAAGGGAGTAATATTAGATGATGGATATAAAACACTTCCTGCACAGCTTGAGATAATTAAATCTGGTGAAATATCAGAAATTAAGCTATCTATTGTAGAAGGCAAATTTCATCAAGTGAAAAGAATGTTTGAAGCTGTTAATAAGAAGGTCATTTATTTAAAAAGACTTACCATGGGAAGGTTAGAACTTGATGAAACACTTGCGCTTGGTGAATGTAAAGAACTTTGCGAGGAGGATATTGCACTTTTGAAGGCTTCTGTACAAAAAAATTAAAGTGCTATTGATGCATTTTTAATTTATTAGGTTTGGTTCCAAGCGTAGCCGTAAAAAAACTGAAGTGCTATAGATGCATTTTTAATTTATTAGGTTTGGTTCCAAGCGTAGCCGTAAAAAAAACTGAAGTGCTATAGATGCATTTTTAAATTGTTAGGTTGGGCTCCAAGCGTAGCCGTAAAAAAAACTGAAGTGTTATTGATGCATTTTTAATTTATTAGGTTTGGTTCCAAGCATAGTCGTAATAAAGTTAAGTGGTATGTATGCTTAAGTATGCTAAATGCTGTGAAAAAGTACTTAAGTAAGCTTATTGCTTTATGTTTGTAGAAATACATCATTGTACAAAGATTGTACAAAATTTAAACTTGAAATTTATAATTCTTCCGTACAAACAGATTATGTGCGGAAAATAAGTTATATAAAAATAAAATTGCATGCAGACAAAAATATAATTAGTGGGACTATAGTTGGTTTTATTGCCCATAAATATTGTTTTTTTGACTTGCAGCGGAAATGAGATTAAAATGAATAAACAGAGTATACAAAAATTGGAATTATTTTTATTAGGGTTAGAACAGAGAATAACTGAAAATGAAAATTTTTTTAAGAAAATAACGCTGAAATTTAAATCAGGTACCAAGATTTATGAAGGAACAATTACATTACAGGATAACAAGCTTTTATTTCAGTATAATGGAAGAAATGATAAAATAGAGATTTCTTGGTTGGGAGCCAGAATATCAAAGGTTGCTCAGGAGTATGATGCTGTTAATTTAGTTTATGAAGAACGGGGCAGTACAATTTTCATAGATGCAGATAATAAAAATGTTAAAATGAAAACTAAAGATACAGAAATAGCAGAAATCTGTAATGAGCACAAGGAAACCTCTCAAATATCTAATAGAGATTATTATATAAAAGTGGGAGCAGCAGATGATCTCCTAAAAGCTATAGGAATACTAAGTGAGAACGGCAAAATAAAGAACGACATGATTAGAAAATATAATCAAATAGACCATTATATTGAACTTGTAGATGATATGCTGAAGTCTCTTTGTTCGAAATACGAGACTATAAATGTGGTTGATTGTGGCTGCGGTAAATCATATTTATCATTTGTTTTAAATTACTATATAAAAGAAGTTTTAAAGAAGAATTGTCATTTTATTGGCTTGGATATTTCAAAGACAGTAATTGATGCTTCAAAGAAAATTGCAGAACAGCTTGACTATAGAAATATGGAGTTTAAGGTTACAGATATCAGAAACTACACTGCTAATAAGGATATTCATTTAGCTATTAGCCTTCATGCGTGTGATACTGCAACGGATGAAGCTATTGCACTTGCTGTAAAAAATAATGCCAAAGCAATAGTAATGGTTCCTTGCTGTCAGAAGGAAATATTAAATCAATACTCATTTGATATGCTGAAAAGTATTACAAAATATGGTGCCTTGAAAGCCAGACTTGCTGATGTATTAACTGATGGGATTAGGTTAATACTATTAGAAGCAGTAGGTTATAAGACTTCTATAGTTGAATATGTTTCACCACTTGAAACACCAAAAAATCTTATGATTAGAGCTGAGAAGATTGGCGATTCAAATAAAAATGCTCTTGAAGAATATAAAAATCTTAAGAAAGCATTAGGAATAAATCCAACATTGGAAAAAATTATACTTCCTATGTATGAAATATAACTGTTATTTGATATAAGTATCATAAGTGTAATGATTCTTTTTATAATCAAAAATTTTAAAGTATTACAAATCATAAAAGAGAAATATTTGGGAAATAAAAGGGAAAATTGACACATGTTGAAAAATTGTGTATAATATACAAATGAGTTTGTAATATTATTTAAATTAGTCAATAAATTAATATTTCTTTGGTTTTACCATAGAAGATAATAAGATGAGATTTCGACTATATCTTATTTCTAAGCCAAAAGATTTAAAACGTTAGTTTATTGACTTAAATGCGAATCATTAAAACATATTTTACTTAGGGAGTGAGACAATGGCAAAAAAATCATATGATGAAAATGGTGTGCTTTTATCAA
This region includes:
- a CDS encoding pseudouridine synthase, whose amino-acid sequence is MSDRQRLDKVLSNFGFGSRKEIKSAVKTGLVTIDGIIAKDSATYVDPNVNVIEMNGERLNYRKYIYLMMNKPKGVISATTDTRQKTVFDILPEEYKCFDLFPAGRLDIDTEGLVLMTNDGQLAHEILSPKKHVTKKYYAHVLGRVDDSDIEAFEKGVILDDGYKTLPAQLEIIKSGEISEIKLSIVEGKFHQVKRMFEAVNKKVIYLKRLTMGRLELDETLALGECKELCEEDIALLKASVQKN
- a CDS encoding class I SAM-dependent methyltransferase, which gives rise to MNKQSIQKLELFLLGLEQRITENENFFKKITLKFKSGTKIYEGTITLQDNKLLFQYNGRNDKIEISWLGARISKVAQEYDAVNLVYEERGSTIFIDADNKNVKMKTKDTEIAEICNEHKETSQISNRDYYIKVGAADDLLKAIGILSENGKIKNDMIRKYNQIDHYIELVDDMLKSLCSKYETINVVDCGCGKSYLSFVLNYYIKEVLKKNCHFIGLDISKTVIDASKKIAEQLDYRNMEFKVTDIRNYTANKDIHLAISLHACDTATDEAIALAVKNNAKAIVMVPCCQKEILNQYSFDMLKSITKYGALKARLADVLTDGIRLILLEAVGYKTSIVEYVSPLETPKNLMIRAEKIGDSNKNALEEYKNLKKALGINPTLEKIILPMYEI